CTGGATTTGCTGTTAACCATATGGATGTGGCTCCAAGATACGCAGGAATTGTCATGGGGGTGTGTAATACAGCCGGTACGTTAGCCGGCATAGTTGGGGTCGATCTTACAGGTAGACTTCTGGAAGGTGCCAAGGCTGCGCAGTTGGACCTGACAAGTCCAGAGAGCTGGAGAGCAGTTTTCCTTATTCCAGGGTTGCTCTGTATCTTCAGCTCAATAATGTTCCTTGTATTATCAACAGGGGAGAGAATTTTCGATTAAGGTGTGTATTTTAGAATGAGCAGTCATTGAAAAAGGTCTAGTTTTTAGTGGAAATCATTTGCTTGGCTGGCTGCTAGTTATTTAGAAGTTGGCTGGCACTGGAAGAGTAATCTACTTCATAGCATATCATAACTTGTAAAATTGAATATACATATCATGGATTCAAGTTGCCCCCTCCATTGGcatatcttatttatttttacttgtACTATTTTTTGAGCACTCGTCATTACCTTCTTCGGCATACCACAAGTGAGACAATTTCTTGAGCACTCATCATCATCTTCGGCATACACAAACCTGAAAAAGCCTCTCTTTCATACAGGCATTGGCTGTATTTTGGAGCCCAAAACAGTAGTTGATACACTACCCACGCCACTCCTATGACAGTCATACAACCTCCTCAATGTGTGCTTTCCATTGCCTTACTAGCATGTGTAACCGCAGTAGGCGTGGGTAGTGTATTATTGCCCTTCCCGGGCTTCTTCGAGTTGGGAAAGGTAAAGAAAAGATTTGACGGATCATAAATTGACAAATCTTGTAAAAGACTAGCacaaattaatttcattatGGATGCTTATACCTCCCAAAAAAATAGATTACCATTGGGTATCTAAATCCTTGCTTACAGCCACCAACTATGCACCAAAACATGTATCATTATGATAATTTCATTCGagtatgcaattttttttaaaaaaacattaaacaatCTATCAAAAAAGATTACCACcttattttcaaaaaaagatGACATTAATGCAATGTTTGCATGTCATTACTGAAGTAAAATTTAGGAAAAGACAATAAATACAAGATTGTAACATTTAGTGTTATGCTTGTACACTATCACTTCTCCATGccctctctctctaacttaatGAATAAAGAATAACATTACTTAATAAAGTCGAGGAAGATCACCCAATAATAGAAAATTGatattcataaaaaaagaaGACCAAGGAAATTATGTACGTCTCTGTTTGACTCTCTTATCATTAGCTGCCACTGCCAGTCAACCTCAGCGCCATCAAATAACGGTCTCTTCTTGACTTCTTCCACTACTCCCTCTGTATATGCAGCATAGAAGCCAATTAGGAAGGAGAAAAACAGATCAAAATTCTAAGGCTAATGAATGTCATACCCTCtgacgttttttattttcttgtgaCTCAGAGCCTCTCCTGCGACGAGAAGATCCCTGATCACTGTTGCCATCTCCCTGCAAGTGCCATAAACACAGAATTATCTTTTGCAAACACAAGGATACTAGTCTTTTTGTCCAGGTTGAGCTATGACCATCGAAAATAAGTCCTGAGAAAGCACGCTTTACCTGCGCTTCATCTGCATTTGCTCCTTCAGTGGATGCGGTCATGTTATCAGAGAGCATTGGCATTATCTGGCGTAGAATATTAGATAAAATTACCCCTTCTTCACTCACAGCCTCAGAATTGTGAGCTGCTTCAGATGCTGAATGAGGGAGCTCGGTACTTTCACTGAGGATCTGACCCCCTGGAAATATACTACTTAGCAGTTGCTCGAGTCCTGAAAATTCATGATCATTAAGTGCTTCAGAAGGTAAATTGCTGCTCCCTGAAAAAGTGTGCCTGTAGTTAGCCTATAACAATCACTCCACGGTCCACTCACTTATTAAGAATAGTGAGCTGACTACCTCTCATCAAACAATCCCCAGTGATAGATGATCAAATGTTGGACTTAAACATAAACCAACAAAACCAGACTAATTTACTTTCGTGCTATACGTTTTGCTCTATCGTATGTGCACTGCATAGGTGAACTTGTTATAGTTTTAGATTATACTTCGGCCAGTTTTATCTTTTTTGCGTGTCATTATTCATAACCTGCATATCTATAATTCATGACACATCAGCAATAAGAATCAATTTTAAATGGTTGCAAATTTACCATTTCCTCCAAGGATTGGAACATGTTGCTGTTGTGTTGAAGAATCAGGCTGTTCAGCAGCATGATTTAGATCTGATGCTTGAGAAGTTCTTGCATTATTTGAGCTTCCTGAAGATTGATGCTGCACTCTAGCCATAACTGGATACAGGATCCCTACTGAACCACGAGATGAATCTGCACTACGACCAACAGGGGCCGGTACTGCAGCCACTACAGTTCTAAGGGGAATTGCCCTCAGTTGTGGTTCCCTATTGCGCGAGTTTGGTTCAGCTGTCGCGGCATCTTGTTGCTGACTGGGACTTGTGCTATTGGGTGATGGTGTACCAGTTTGCCCTTGAGACGGCGAAGCAGTAGGCTCTCTTCGAGGAAATAATGAACCTGGTTTCAGAAACAGGAGAAAAAAGGATTAAGAATTTAAGATACCATGCCTCAAAACACAGAGGCTGCAATCTAATAGGCACTCATCATTAAGTTCATTCTTATACTGGATATAAACATTAACATGAAGGATTAAAGCTTAACAGAAGCCATCAAGTTGCACTCCATATGAATAGAATTGCTATACCACCTGCTCGTATTCTGATGTCAATATTTCTGGGCAGGAAACCTGAAGCAGAAGAGCTTCCAGCTACACCAGAGCCATGCTGAACAGTACCCACAGGAACTGAACCAAAACTCGCCCCTGGTTGGAAAGGCAGAGGCTGAATCCATAAAACAGCAGAGAGTAAGTATGCATATCCGGTTGAACAAAGTGAAGAAAGTGCATGGAGATATATGACCTGAACCATGATAGGATTGGGCCCAGTTGAAGATATGAAGACCGACGGTCCAGCATTAACCAATGCATCAGCCTAAATAATGAAGCATTAATAAACTGTTTATGAAACTACGTTAAGCAACATGGTATATAAGACATATCTGAAACTGAAAGTGAATGAACATACCGGTGATTGACCCATCCGCAGGGTCATCATGGCCCTACCAAGCTCTAGCATCAAAGCAcccaaattttgaaaaagaGCTCCTGATCTTATAACACTAGATTGAATTCTTGACCGCTCCAATGAATCCGTTACACTTGACTGAGATTCAAGCTGTCCTGAAAGTTGCTGCAGTGAAAGCAAGAAATTTATTCCCATGTAGAACTCTAATTGCACGAGTCATGCTTCATAACAAGATGAGCAAAATAAATTTATTGGGATGTGGGCTTCTCTCAGCCACAACTATAAAAGAATGAGCCTAGTAAGAGCACGTAGCAAGTTTATGATTGTCTTCATCATTCCTAGGCAACTAT
This sequence is a window from Salvia splendens isolate huo1 chromosome 5, SspV2, whole genome shotgun sequence. Protein-coding genes within it:
- the LOC121805266 gene encoding ubiquitin-like domain-containing protein CIP73 isoform X2, with product MGSNGGEHIKISGPDAAECSQTTVQIKIKTLDSQTYNLRVDKCVPVPELKEQIASVTGVLSEQQRLICRGKVLKDDQLLSAYHVEDGHTLHLVVRQPIATSVEQSDQPATDPTSSTGQNTSGQVSPGMVVGTFNISEQGDGAFPDLNRIVSAVLNSFGVTRFGSGAEGIDLNQPPSERQPTAPGLSGTRNSFRPPTDQAASVSVPVEPLQPLVIPDSLTTLLQYLSHLRQEFSAYGQRSNAQNGIDGQESESAVHSSEPRGLLNPESLSEVMSSSRELLLEHATECLSQLSGQLESQSSVTDSLERSRIQSSVIRSGALFQNLGALMLELGRAMMTLRMGQSPADALVNAGPSVFISSTGPNPIMVQPLPFQPGASFGSVPVGTVQHGSGVAGSSSASGFLPRNIDIRIRAGSLFPRREPTASPSQGQTGTPSPNSTSPSQQQDAATAEPNSRNREPQLRAIPLRTVVAAVPAPVGRSADSSRGSVGILYPVMARVQHQSSGSSNNARTSQASDLNHAAEQPDSSTQQQHVPILGGNGLEQLLSSIFPGGQILSESTELPHSASEAAHNSEAVSEEGVILSNILRQIMPMLSDNMTASTEGANADEAQGDGNSDQGSSRRRRGSESQENKKRQRRE
- the LOC121805266 gene encoding ubiquitin-like domain-containing protein CIP73 isoform X1 codes for the protein MGSNGGEHIKISGPDAAECSQTTVQIKIKTLDSQTYNLRVDKCVPVPELKEQIASVTGVLSEQQRLICRGKVLKDDQLLSAYHVEDGHTLHLVVRQPIATSVEQSDQPATDPTSSTGQNTSGQVSPGMVVGTFNISEQGDGAFPDLNRIVSAVLNSFGVTRFGSGAEGIDLNQPPSERQPTAPGLSGTRNSFRPPTDQAASVSVPVEPLQPLVIPDSLTTLLQYLSHLRQEFSAYGQRSNAQNGIDGQESESAVHSSEPRGLLNPESLSEVMSSSRELLLEHATECLSQLSGQLESQSSVTDSLERSRIQSSVIRSGALFQNLGALMLELGRAMMTLRMGQSPADALVNAGPSVFISSTGPNPIMVQPLPFQPGASFGSVPVGTVQHGSGVAGSSSASGFLPRNIDIRIRAGSLFPRREPTASPSQGQTGTPSPNSTSPSQQQDAATAEPNSRNREPQLRAIPLRTVVAAVPAPVGRSADSSRGSVGILYPVMARVQHQSSGSSNNARTSQASDLNHAAEQPDSSTQQQHVPILGGNGSSNLPSEALNDHEFSGLEQLLSSIFPGGQILSESTELPHSASEAAHNSEAVSEEGVILSNILRQIMPMLSDNMTASTEGANADEAQGDGNSDQGSSRRRRGSESQENKKRQRRE